One region of Sulfuriroseicoccus oceanibius genomic DNA includes:
- the trpB gene encoding tryptophan synthase subunit beta, with amino-acid sequence MKNTFTHTTPTAEGFFGEYGGSFIPPQLKQVMDEITAAYDEITQDQSFLDELASLYRHYVGRPSPVFHAKRLSEKYGAEIYLKREDLNHTGAHKINHCLGEALLAKRMGKTKLIAETGAGQHGVALATAAALLGMECEIHMGEVDIAKEHPNVVRMKILGATVVPATHGLKTLKEAVDSAFEAYLADPVNQFYAIGSVVGPHPFPRMVRDFQSVVGNEAREQIQEMTGKLPDHVVACVGGGSNAMGLFSAFLDDEGVALHGVEPAGRDLDQVGEHAATLTKGAPGVMHGFKSYMLQSADGEPQEVYSVASGLDYPSVGPQHSYLKDLGRAEYHTVNDQEAIDAFFELSRVEGIIPAIESSHAVAHAIKLAQQKPGQAILLNLSGRGDKDIDFVVDKYGAGYGIG; translated from the coding sequence ATGAAAAACACATTCACGCACACGACCCCGACCGCAGAAGGATTCTTCGGTGAGTATGGCGGGAGTTTCATTCCTCCGCAGTTGAAGCAGGTGATGGACGAAATTACCGCGGCCTATGATGAGATCACGCAGGACCAGAGCTTCCTCGATGAGCTTGCATCGCTCTACCGCCACTATGTGGGCCGTCCAAGCCCGGTTTTCCATGCCAAGCGCTTGTCGGAGAAGTACGGTGCTGAGATCTACCTCAAGCGTGAGGACTTGAACCACACCGGTGCGCATAAGATCAACCACTGCCTCGGTGAGGCCTTGTTGGCCAAGCGTATGGGCAAGACCAAGCTCATTGCCGAGACCGGTGCTGGTCAGCACGGTGTGGCGCTGGCGACTGCGGCTGCGCTGCTCGGGATGGAGTGTGAGATTCACATGGGCGAAGTGGATATCGCCAAAGAGCACCCGAACGTCGTGCGGATGAAAATTCTCGGCGCCACCGTGGTGCCGGCTACGCATGGCTTGAAAACATTGAAGGAAGCGGTGGATTCCGCGTTTGAGGCGTATCTGGCGGATCCTGTGAACCAGTTCTACGCGATTGGTTCGGTGGTCGGGCCGCATCCGTTCCCGCGGATGGTCCGCGATTTCCAGTCGGTGGTGGGCAATGAAGCGCGTGAGCAGATCCAGGAGATGACTGGCAAATTGCCGGACCACGTGGTTGCGTGCGTTGGTGGCGGGTCGAATGCGATGGGGCTTTTCAGTGCGTTCCTTGATGACGAGGGCGTGGCATTGCACGGGGTGGAGCCTGCGGGGCGCGATCTCGATCAGGTCGGTGAGCATGCGGCTACCTTGACCAAGGGTGCGCCAGGCGTGATGCACGGCTTCAAGTCCTACATGCTGCAGAGCGCTGACGGTGAACCGCAGGAGGTGTACTCGGTGGCGAGTGGATTGGATTACCCGTCGGTCGGGCCGCAGCACAGCTACCTCAAGGATCTTGGGCGTGCGGAGTACCACACTGTCAACGATCAGGAAGCGATTGATGCGTTCTTTGAGCTGTCGCGCGTCGAGGGGATTATTCCGGCCATCGAGAGCTCACACGCCGTGGCGCACGCGATCAAGCTGGCCCAGCAAAAGCCGGGGCAGGCGATCTTGCTCAACCTCTCCGGACGGGGCGACAAGGACATCGACTTCGTGGTCGATAAGTACGGTGCTGGCTACGGCATCGGCTAA
- the pth gene encoding aminoacyl-tRNA hydrolase: MSESESIQLVVGLGNPGRKYAETRHNVGFMVVDELARKYGVEFKPELRWKSEVAKLPGTNIWLVKPLTFMNLSGEAIGALARFRKLDAASVLLVYDDMDLELGRLRIRRKGSAGGHNGVKSAIQHLGTDAIPRVKFGIGRHIAGREQTRVVGHVLGKFSPDERSELEFSLTRAIDAILCACNSGVIEAMNAYNASPTDSQ; this comes from the coding sequence ATGTCGGAATCCGAATCCATCCAATTGGTTGTCGGCCTGGGGAATCCGGGGCGCAAATATGCTGAGACCCGTCACAATGTCGGGTTCATGGTGGTGGACGAGCTCGCGCGCAAATACGGCGTTGAGTTCAAGCCAGAGCTGCGCTGGAAGTCCGAGGTGGCGAAGTTGCCCGGCACCAACATCTGGCTGGTGAAGCCGCTGACTTTCATGAACTTGAGCGGCGAGGCGATCGGCGCACTCGCTCGCTTCCGCAAGCTCGATGCGGCGTCGGTTCTGCTGGTCTACGATGACATGGACCTCGAGCTCGGTAGGCTGCGCATCCGGCGCAAGGGGTCGGCCGGTGGCCACAATGGCGTGAAGTCCGCAATCCAGCATCTCGGTACCGATGCCATCCCGCGTGTGAAGTTTGGAATCGGGCGCCATATCGCAGGGCGCGAGCAAACCCGAGTGGTGGGTCACGTTCTGGGAAAATTTTCTCCGGATGAACGATCCGAGCTTGAATTTTCTCTGACACGGGCGATAGATGCCATCCTCTGTGCCTGCAATAGCGGTGTCATCGAGGCCATGAACGCATACAATGCGTCACCCACTGATTCTCAGTGA
- a CDS encoding bifunctional GNAT family N-acetyltransferase/carbon-nitrogen hydrolase family protein, which translates to MDETLFETPAGTLKVRNACAEDVPKLIEIYARAFPTLLETDELWEPAQLESHLDIFPEGQFVAELNDEIVGAASSLIVDLGNDPLRPHTYYGITDDGYFYNHNYQGDTLYGADVYVDPKVQRAGIGNALYARRRDLCRKLNLRRILAGGRLWNYEKYADEFSPQEYVARVQAGEIHDQVLSFQLKQGFVVRAVMPNYIHDKRSGNHASLIEWLNPDYQPNVDEDTKVRVSCVQYQMRRLTSFEDFEAQVRYFVSTAADYKSEFVLFPEFFSVQLLSQMDPATSQEGIRKLAECTDQFIALVSGLAKEFGLYIIAGSHPVLENEKLYNKAMLFRPDGTHVAQPKLHITPSERISWGISGGSELMLIQTPKAKVGILICYDIEFPEAARYLAEKGAEIIFVPYCTDNRQGFLRVSVCAHARAIENQIYVVTAGVVGNLPAVPVMDIHYGRATVYTPSDFEFARDGVQAQSDANVETMLVTDLDISDLYRSREAGSVTPVSDRRRDLFEFKNYLSNSFEKRGVERSVVTDPEE; encoded by the coding sequence ATGGACGAGACTTTGTTCGAAACCCCGGCAGGCACGCTCAAAGTACGCAATGCGTGCGCCGAAGACGTCCCGAAATTGATCGAGATCTACGCCCGCGCGTTTCCCACACTCTTGGAAACAGACGAACTATGGGAACCAGCCCAACTGGAGAGCCATCTCGACATCTTCCCAGAGGGGCAATTCGTCGCCGAGCTCAATGACGAGATCGTCGGCGCGGCCTCGAGCTTGATTGTCGATCTTGGCAACGACCCGCTGCGACCACACACCTACTACGGCATCACCGACGACGGCTACTTCTACAACCACAACTACCAGGGCGACACGCTCTACGGTGCGGATGTCTACGTCGATCCGAAAGTTCAACGCGCCGGCATAGGCAACGCGCTCTACGCCCGCCGCCGCGACCTCTGCCGCAAGCTCAACCTGCGCCGCATCCTCGCCGGCGGCCGGCTCTGGAACTACGAAAAGTACGCCGATGAGTTCTCCCCACAGGAGTACGTCGCACGCGTCCAAGCCGGTGAGATCCACGACCAGGTTCTCAGTTTCCAGTTGAAGCAAGGGTTCGTCGTCCGCGCCGTAATGCCCAACTACATCCACGACAAACGCAGCGGCAACCACGCCTCGCTCATCGAATGGCTCAACCCGGACTACCAACCCAACGTCGATGAAGACACCAAGGTCCGAGTCTCTTGTGTTCAGTACCAAATGCGGCGCCTGACTTCATTCGAAGACTTCGAAGCGCAAGTGCGCTACTTCGTGTCCACCGCCGCCGACTACAAGAGCGAGTTCGTGCTCTTCCCCGAGTTCTTCTCGGTTCAGCTGTTGTCACAGATGGATCCGGCAACCTCGCAAGAAGGCATCCGCAAGCTCGCCGAATGCACCGACCAATTCATCGCCTTGGTCAGCGGATTGGCGAAGGAATTCGGCCTCTATATCATCGCCGGATCACACCCGGTTCTGGAGAACGAAAAGCTCTACAACAAGGCGATGCTCTTCAGGCCGGACGGCACGCACGTCGCTCAGCCGAAACTTCACATCACCCCGTCGGAACGCATCTCATGGGGCATCTCCGGCGGCAGTGAGTTGATGCTCATCCAAACCCCGAAAGCCAAGGTGGGCATCCTCATCTGCTACGATATCGAGTTCCCCGAAGCCGCCCGCTATCTTGCCGAAAAGGGCGCCGAGATCATCTTTGTCCCCTATTGCACCGACAACCGCCAGGGCTTCCTGCGGGTCAGCGTCTGCGCCCACGCCCGGGCAATCGAAAATCAGATCTACGTCGTGACCGCCGGAGTCGTAGGCAACCTGCCTGCGGTTCCGGTGATGGACATCCACTACGGCCGCGCGACCGTTTACACCCCGTCCGACTTCGAATTCGCCCGCGACGGCGTGCAAGCCCAGTCGGACGCCAATGTCGAGACCATGCTCGTCACCGACCTCGACATCTCCGACCTCTACCGCTCGCGTGAGGCGGGCAGTGTCACTCCGGTCAGCGACCGACGCCGCGACCTTTTCGAGTTCAAAAACTACCTCAGCAACTCCTTCGAAAAACGAGGCGTCGAACGCAGCGTTGTCACCGACCCCGAGGAGTGA
- a CDS encoding 50S ribosomal protein L25/general stress protein Ctc, with the protein MAKTHNLKATQRNRSGSSLLKQMRREGLVPAVIYGKDQENQNIKVDAKEFWDLLHHSASESILVNLDIEGTQRLALIQDVQHDAIKGETVHVDFLAVDEKAEITAVLPVEIEGNAPGIKAGGLLDVQLHDLEITCLPQDLPEVLKVDVSSLELGQALHISEITFPAGVTPTLDGGVVVALITEPRVKEADADEAAEVEVINEKAAE; encoded by the coding sequence ATGGCGAAGACGCACAATTTGAAAGCCACCCAACGCAATCGTTCGGGAAGTAGTTTGCTCAAGCAGATGCGCCGCGAGGGCCTTGTCCCAGCGGTGATCTACGGCAAGGACCAGGAAAACCAGAACATCAAAGTCGATGCGAAGGAATTCTGGGACCTCCTCCACCACAGCGCATCCGAGAGCATTCTCGTGAACCTCGACATCGAAGGTACCCAGCGCTTGGCTCTGATTCAGGACGTTCAGCACGACGCAATCAAGGGTGAGACCGTTCACGTGGACTTCCTTGCAGTGGACGAAAAGGCTGAGATCACCGCAGTGCTTCCTGTGGAGATCGAAGGAAATGCTCCTGGCATCAAGGCTGGTGGTCTTCTCGACGTTCAGCTTCACGACTTGGAAATCACCTGCCTTCCACAGGATCTCCCAGAGGTTCTCAAGGTGGATGTTTCGTCGCTTGAGTTGGGTCAGGCCCTTCACATCAGCGAGATCACCTTCCCTGCGGGCGTTACTCCTACCCTCGACGGTGGTGTGGTGGTTGCTCTCATCACCGAGCCACGCGTTAAGGAAGCTGATGCTGACGAAGCTGCTGAGGTGGAAGTCATCAACGAAAAAGCAGCTGAGTAA
- a CDS encoding ribose-phosphate diphosphokinase: MKIFSGSAHPELAESIASELGLGVTNVDVKAFPDGETFVRIHENIRGQNVFIVQPTCPPTNHNLMELFIMVDAARRASAAHITAVIPFFGYARQDRKDQPRVPITAKLVANLLVAAGVNRVLTMDLHAAQIQGFFDIPVDHLYAAPVLIRHLKERGLNDNLVVVSPDVGGVKMARAYSDALGAELAIVAKHRVSATEVEAINVIGDVAGKDVLLVDDMTETAGTLTAAAKILKASGAGKIFAGVSHAVLNDLAQTRLNESEIEELICTDSTPMAKGEGVTTLSVAPLLASAIERVNNGESVTSLFQI; encoded by the coding sequence ATGAAAATCTTTAGTGGATCAGCACATCCGGAACTGGCCGAGAGTATCGCATCCGAGCTCGGGCTGGGCGTCACCAATGTCGATGTAAAAGCCTTCCCTGATGGCGAAACCTTTGTGCGGATTCATGAAAATATCCGTGGTCAGAATGTGTTCATCGTCCAGCCGACGTGCCCGCCGACGAACCACAATCTGATGGAACTTTTCATCATGGTGGATGCGGCCCGCCGAGCCAGTGCGGCGCACATCACCGCAGTGATTCCATTCTTCGGCTATGCGCGCCAGGACCGAAAAGACCAGCCACGTGTGCCGATCACCGCGAAGTTGGTGGCCAACCTGTTGGTGGCAGCCGGTGTGAACCGCGTGCTCACCATGGACCTGCACGCAGCGCAGATTCAGGGCTTCTTTGATATTCCGGTGGACCACTTGTACGCGGCGCCGGTTCTTATCCGTCACCTCAAGGAGCGTGGGCTCAATGACAACCTGGTGGTGGTTTCGCCGGATGTGGGCGGTGTGAAGATGGCTCGTGCTTACTCTGATGCATTGGGTGCTGAGTTGGCGATTGTGGCCAAGCACCGTGTCAGTGCCACCGAGGTGGAAGCGATCAATGTGATCGGTGACGTGGCCGGCAAGGACGTGCTGCTGGTCGACGATATGACCGAAACCGCAGGCACACTGACCGCGGCTGCCAAGATCCTCAAGGCAAGCGGCGCAGGGAAAATTTTCGCAGGGGTCAGCCACGCGGTGCTCAATGATTTGGCGCAGACGCGTCTCAATGAGTCCGAGATCGAAGAGCTGATCTGCACCGACTCGACTCCAATGGCCAAAGGCGAGGGCGTTACCACTCTGAGCGTGGCTCCACTGCTGGCTTCCGCGATCGAGCGCGTGAACAACGGCGAATCGGTGACCAGCTTGTTCCAAATCTAA
- the rpsF gene encoding 30S ribosomal protein S6, with protein sequence MKRKYEGVIVLNTKDKEDSVDTMISNVSKELEALGAELEQVEQLGRKEFAYNARHLAAGFYVNYFFTAEPAAIDAITEKLKLNKDVHLQHYKRLG encoded by the coding sequence ATGAAGCGTAAATACGAAGGCGTTATCGTCCTGAACACCAAGGACAAGGAAGACAGCGTGGACACCATGATCAGCAACGTGAGCAAGGAACTCGAAGCTCTCGGCGCTGAACTCGAGCAGGTCGAACAGCTCGGACGCAAGGAGTTCGCTTACAATGCACGCCACCTGGCTGCCGGCTTCTACGTGAACTACTTCTTCACCGCTGAGCCAGCCGCTATCGACGCGATCACCGAGAAGCTTAAGCTTAACAAAGACGTTCATCTCCAGCACTACAAGCGTTTGGGCTAA